One window of the Deinococcus ruber genome contains the following:
- a CDS encoding polyprenyl synthetase family protein — protein MRPDLAALVRHLLPAPDPAQRPELQLLYRMLLDYPERGGKGIRSELLLLSAQAYGVQPGSAAWNRALWLAVTLELFQNWVLIHDDIADDSEERRGQPALHRTYGVPLALNAGDALHAYMWEALLNADLPAAYPEILNMIHRTAEGQHLDLAWMEHREWNLTPADYLEMVQLKTAYYTVVVPLRLGALAGGYAPPSEFGAAGTALGAAFQIRDDVLNLIGDAQLYGKEIGGDLLEGKRTLILLRWLEDAPADQRAIFLAQMNLPRSEKNTAAMTDLLGWLKESGAVAYAQQVADEHAGRGLALLTRALEGAPEQQAGAQILALVSGLARREA, from the coding sequence TCGTTCGTCACCTGCTGCCCGCGCCCGATCCGGCCCAGCGACCCGAACTTCAGCTTCTGTACCGCATGCTGCTCGATTATCCCGAGCGCGGCGGCAAAGGCATTCGCAGCGAACTGCTGCTGCTGTCGGCGCAGGCATACGGCGTGCAGCCGGGCAGCGCCGCCTGGAACCGGGCGCTGTGGCTGGCGGTCACGCTGGAACTGTTTCAGAACTGGGTGCTGATCCACGACGACATCGCCGACGATTCCGAGGAGCGCCGTGGTCAGCCCGCGCTGCACCGCACCTACGGCGTGCCGCTGGCGCTGAATGCCGGAGACGCTCTGCACGCCTACATGTGGGAAGCCCTGCTGAATGCCGATCTGCCTGCCGCCTACCCCGAGATTCTGAACATGATCCACCGCACCGCCGAGGGGCAGCACCTCGATCTGGCGTGGATGGAACACCGCGAATGGAACCTGACGCCCGCCGATTATCTGGAGATGGTGCAGCTCAAGACCGCGTATTACACGGTGGTCGTGCCGCTGCGCCTGGGGGCGCTGGCAGGCGGATACGCGCCGCCGTCCGAGTTCGGGGCGGCAGGCACGGCGCTGGGGGCCGCCTTCCAGATCCGCGACGACGTACTGAATCTGATCGGTGACGCCCAGCTCTACGGCAAGGAAATCGGCGGCGATCTGCTGGAGGGCAAGCGCACCCTGATTCTGCTGCGCTGGCTGGAAGACGCCCCGGCAGATCAGCGGGCCATCTTCCTGGCTCAGATGAACCTGCCCAGGAGTGAAAAAAATACGGCAGCCATGACCGACCTGCTCGGCTGGCTGAAGGAGAGCGGCGCGGTGGCCTACGCCCAACAGGTTGCCGACGAACACGCCGGGCGAGGGCTGGCGCTGCTGACACGGGCATTGGAAGGCGCA